The following proteins are co-located in the Microcystis wesenbergii NRERC-220 genome:
- a CDS encoding slipin family protein — protein MEFLAPLLLIAGILGLNGFKIDREYQRGVIFRLGRYQDTKGPGLYWIIPLVDQKMQLDIRTKTVDIAPQETVTADNVTIKVNAVLYYRIIDPSKAINKVESYPAAVYQAAMTTLRNVVGQNHLDDVLQKRDKINQAVQQIVDEISEPWGIDIERVEMKDVEIPTGMQRAMAKEAEALREKRARLIKAAAEQEASLKLAEASQLIMENPAALELRRLQMLTEIGAENNTSTVIMLPSDILNLAQKLTEKPSQNGSVVNSQKG, from the coding sequence ATGGAATTTTTAGCACCCTTGCTATTGATAGCGGGCATTCTGGGATTAAATGGCTTTAAAATCGATCGAGAATACCAGCGTGGTGTTATCTTTCGCCTAGGTCGTTATCAAGACACCAAAGGCCCCGGACTGTACTGGATCATTCCCCTAGTTGACCAAAAAATGCAGCTGGATATTCGCACCAAAACCGTCGATATCGCCCCGCAAGAAACTGTCACCGCCGATAATGTCACAATTAAGGTTAATGCGGTTCTCTACTATCGCATTATCGACCCTAGCAAAGCGATTAATAAAGTCGAATCCTATCCCGCGGCCGTTTATCAAGCGGCCATGACCACTTTAAGAAATGTCGTCGGTCAAAATCATCTCGATGATGTCTTGCAAAAACGGGACAAAATCAATCAAGCGGTCCAACAAATTGTCGATGAAATTAGCGAACCCTGGGGCATTGATATCGAACGGGTGGAGATGAAAGATGTGGAAATTCCCACCGGTATGCAGCGGGCCATGGCCAAGGAAGCGGAAGCATTGCGAGAAAAACGGGCCCGTTTGATTAAAGCTGCCGCAGAACAGGAAGCCTCCTTAAAATTAGCGGAAGCTTCCCAATTAATCATGGAAAACCCCGCCGCCTTGGAATTACGCCGCCTACAAATGTTAACGGAAATTGGAGCGGAAAATAACACCAGTACCGTGATTATGCTCCCCT
- a CDS encoding allophycocyanin subunit alpha-B — protein sequence MSVVSQVILKADDELRYPSSGELQGIGQFLKTGEQRIRIAETLAENEKKIVDQAQKQLFKKRPDYRAPGGNAYGQRQYNQCLRDYGWYLRLVTYGVLAGDKGPIEQTGLIGVKEMYNSLNVPIPGMVEAIRCLKEAALALLTQEDAVAAAPYFDFIIQYMS from the coding sequence ATGAGCGTAGTTAGCCAAGTCATCCTCAAAGCCGACGACGAACTTCGTTATCCTAGTAGTGGTGAACTACAGGGTATCGGGCAATTTTTAAAAACCGGTGAGCAGAGAATTCGCATTGCCGAGACTCTCGCTGAAAATGAGAAAAAAATCGTCGATCAGGCTCAAAAACAACTGTTCAAGAAACGTCCTGATTATAGAGCGCCGGGGGGTAACGCCTACGGTCAGCGTCAATATAATCAATGCTTGCGCGATTATGGTTGGTATCTGCGTCTAGTTACCTATGGGGTATTAGCTGGAGACAAAGGACCGATCGAACAAACCGGCCTGATTGGGGTCAAAGAGATGTATAACTCTCTTAATGTTCCCATCCCCGGCATGGTGGAAGCGATTCGTTGTCTCAAAGAGGCCGCTTTAGCTCTTTTGACTCAAGAAGATGCCGTGGCAGCAGCCCCCTACTTCGACTTTATCATCCAGTATATGTCCTAA
- a CDS encoding tetratricopeptide repeat protein has translation MPKKNNDTLKRVLIVSSGLVFLALMIVPTLGLLKNNNSNSPQGNQPGQEATIPPEKLAEMVKGYEKILEREPDNPTALQGLAQARLQLKDFIGAREPLEKLYQKYPENLEVMLVLYGTRLQTQDVSGAKSLLEKLVKTYPQEPKFKEELTRLNQAIAEASKQKPPEPQK, from the coding sequence ATGCCCAAAAAAAATAACGATACCCTCAAACGAGTCTTAATTGTTTCCTCCGGTTTAGTATTTCTGGCTTTAATGATTGTGCCAACTTTAGGTTTATTGAAAAATAATAATTCTAATTCCCCCCAAGGCAATCAACCCGGGCAAGAGGCAACTATTCCCCCCGAAAAATTAGCAGAAATGGTCAAAGGGTATGAGAAAATTCTCGAACGCGAACCGGATAACCCCACTGCTTTGCAAGGACTGGCCCAAGCTCGTTTACAGTTAAAAGATTTTATCGGAGCCAGAGAACCTTTAGAAAAGTTATATCAAAAATATCCCGAAAATCTCGAAGTTATGCTAGTTCTTTATGGAACAAGATTACAAACTCAAGACGTTTCTGGAGCTAAAAGTCTCCTGGAAAAATTAGTCAAAACCTATCCCCAAGAACCGAAGTTTAAAGAAGAATTAACTCGTTTAAATCAAGCAATCGCAGAAGCTTCTAAACAGAAACCTCCAGAACCTCAAAAGTAA
- a CDS encoding ABC transporter permease translates to MKKELIIEAGRSERQYWRDLWQYRELFYFLAWRDILVRYKQTFIGIAWALLRPFLTMLVFTFVFGKLARLPSDGAAPYPILVFAAVLPWQFFASSLAEASNSLIDNANLISKVYFPRLIVPTSAVIVSFVDFLLSGMILLGLMAWYNFLPSWRILTLPLFILMAFATSMGGGLWLSALNVQFRDFRYIVPFIIQFGLYISPVGFSSNIVPEKWRWLYSLNPMVGVIDGFRWAIIGGDAGIYWPGFLLSLALVVLLLVSGIWYFRRLEKNFADII, encoded by the coding sequence ATGAAAAAAGAATTAATTATTGAAGCTGGGCGAAGTGAAAGACAATATTGGCGGGATTTATGGCAATACCGAGAATTATTTTATTTCCTGGCTTGGCGCGATATTTTAGTTCGTTATAAACAAACTTTTATCGGCATTGCTTGGGCATTACTGCGGCCATTTTTAACCATGTTAGTATTTACCTTTGTCTTCGGTAAATTAGCCCGTTTGCCTAGTGATGGCGCTGCCCCCTATCCAATTTTGGTCTTTGCGGCGGTCTTACCCTGGCAATTTTTCGCCAGTTCTCTTGCTGAAGCTAGTAATAGTTTAATTGATAATGCTAATCTAATTTCTAAGGTATATTTTCCCCGGTTAATTGTTCCCACCAGTGCCGTTATTGTCAGTTTCGTTGATTTTTTGCTTTCAGGAATGATTCTGTTAGGGTTAATGGCTTGGTATAATTTTTTACCTAGTTGGCGCATTTTAACCCTACCTTTATTCATTCTCATGGCTTTTGCTACCTCTATGGGTGGGGGTTTATGGTTATCAGCGTTAAATGTTCAATTTCGAGATTTTCGTTATATCGTTCCCTTTATCATTCAGTTTGGGCTATATATTTCTCCCGTAGGATTTAGTAGTAATATAGTTCCAGAAAAATGGCGTTGGTTGTACTCTCTCAATCCCATGGTGGGAGTCATTGATGGTTTTCGTTGGGCGATTATCGGAGGTGATGCCGGCATCTATTGGCCCGGATTCCTGCTATCCTTGGCCCTAGTCGTTCTCTTGCTAGTCAGTGGTATTTGGTATTTTCGACGACTAGAAAAAAACTTCGCCGATATCATCTAA
- the corA gene encoding magnesium/cobalt transporter CorA, protein MSNNKRLTRYKKGRKSSRTKPHLYDYHYNQPGTMPGLITIDENAVATEIFLINYNSQQATRVNNLLPQDCLKYLSNDSISWIDIVGLGNEDKLQELGEIFHLHPLTLEDIVSIPQRPKVEECENYILIIVPMAILIDHQGFLLEQISLIVGKNYVLTVQEEGQYDSLEGVRERIRLNKGSIRQQKSGYLAYAIWDAIIDGYFPVLESYGERIEELENKILASPTEQTLSKIYQLRQELLSLRRAIWPQRDILNALLRDEYIVIDTTIKPYLRDCYDHLVQILDVIENYREFANGLMDFYLSSVSNKMNEIMKTLTVISTIFIPLTFIVGIYGMNFNTDKSPYNMPELEWYWGYVFVWVLMLTVAFSLIIFFWRRGWFKNLSTAKKR, encoded by the coding sequence ATGAGCAATAACAAAAGATTAACTAGGTATAAAAAAGGGCGAAAATCCTCCCGGACAAAACCCCACCTTTACGATTATCACTATAACCAACCCGGGACGATGCCAGGGTTAATCACCATCGATGAAAATGCCGTTGCTACGGAGATATTTTTAATTAATTATAATTCTCAACAAGCCACTAGAGTTAATAATCTCTTACCTCAAGACTGTCTTAAATATTTATCCAATGATTCCATCTCTTGGATTGATATTGTCGGTTTGGGTAATGAAGATAAACTGCAAGAGTTGGGGGAAATTTTTCATTTACATCCCTTAACCCTTGAGGATATAGTCAGTATTCCCCAAAGACCAAAAGTGGAAGAATGCGAGAATTATATTTTAATTATAGTGCCAATGGCTATCCTAATCGATCATCAGGGTTTTTTGTTAGAACAAATCAGTTTAATAGTCGGGAAGAATTATGTTTTAACCGTGCAGGAAGAAGGACAATACGATTCTTTAGAGGGAGTTAGGGAAAGAATCCGTTTAAATAAAGGTTCCATCCGGCAGCAAAAATCGGGTTATTTAGCCTACGCAATTTGGGATGCCATTATTGACGGTTATTTTCCTGTTTTAGAGTCCTACGGAGAAAGAATCGAGGAGTTAGAAAACAAAATTTTAGCTAGTCCCACGGAACAGACTTTATCAAAAATTTACCAACTACGTCAGGAATTACTCTCCCTGCGACGGGCAATTTGGCCGCAAAGAGACATCCTCAATGCCCTTTTACGCGATGAGTATATCGTCATCGATACAACGATTAAACCCTATCTACGCGACTGTTATGACCATCTGGTACAAATCCTCGATGTTATCGAAAATTACCGAGAATTTGCCAATGGTTTAATGGATTTTTACCTGTCTTCCGTGAGTAATAAAATGAACGAGATTATGAAAACTTTAACGGTAATCTCGACGATTTTTATCCCTCTCACCTTCATTGTCGGTATTTATGGCATGAACTTTAATACTGATAAATCCCCCTATAATATGCCGGAATTAGAATGGTATTGGGGCTATGTGTTCGTCTGGGTATTGATGCTAACCGTTGCTTTCAGTTTAATCATTTTCTTTTGGCGACGCGGCTGGTTTAAGAACCTATCGACAGCGAAGAAAAGATAA
- a CDS encoding DUF559 domain-containing protein translates to MPKKTNKKTEAKSYNHGEEHPQRPDIGTEPHFKKKKPPVTYRYDSSLSPELNWDENPAREQAEALIEQILAAEDLETAKIAARKLKAIGEPFLNWTGKAERLSFQVPTLPLFVHERLSTRAIIETLKSHKVEKGEQLNLFNDPKWSITDQILRAYEYHDKWVNRMILGDSLVTMNSLLQYEGMGGKVQMIYIDPPYGVKFGSNFQPFVRKRDVKHNDDDDFTREPEMVQAYRDTWELGLHSYLSYLRDRLLLSRELLTDSGSVFVQISDENVHHVRELMDEVFGGENFVANITYKTKKMTMGNTSTIETVGDHIIFYAKCIKNLKCHSLFAFKDWREDHHWRYIELPNGERRTMTTEERNTPDTIPEGSKVFIPLDLRPSGYFTTGDFVFEFNGTKYSPGTGKSWRTNKEGMDNLAKYNRLYETSKALTYVLYHDDYPVSRITNFWNDTEGAYQASYVVQTSNKVIQRCLLMTTDPGDLVLDITCLRKGTKILIPHQPTNSPPLKVGQGGVNSQIPGSYPPNPPDIGGALGGQGGALEALEIEKLQPGDYVIGHDLQPHRILRTISKTHQGKMIGIRHHLCQQILWVTGDHRVLCQKRTTGYGCDRNWEHIPKNNFALAREMRKEATPAEAKLWQEIKGNQLGVKFRRQHPIGRYINDFYAREKGCIVEVDGDSHYRPDATVYDQERDTYLNSLGLNILRFNNQEIYHNLTGVLETIKAPLAAVEPSEDHYKEWRRADTLKIGDIVYFGREQIPCEIKDLESEITTETVYDLEIETVHSFITEVCTVHNCGSGTTAYVAEQWGRRWITCDVSRVPLALARQRLLTATFPWYQLKDNNSPTGGFIYKRKQNSKGEEIGGIVPHITLKSIANNEPPESEILVDRPEVDNSIVRVCSPFTIEGTIPPPVEMEDEPESAAVVIDNSGPYEERMLEILRKSPVLRLSGNRTITLNNVRQPTRTQNLSAEAMVKASDLEGATLGEVVDEALEVNLNQLPLSQKPVAFLFGPENGAIAEQPVYRAAGEAYHKQYAHLFVLGFAIAPSARQFVENCQDTVGIPATYIQATPDLLMGDLLKNMRSSQIFSVCGLPEIRINPIPEGKYQVELLGLDVFDPVTMKVDSEPGKNVPAWFLDTDYNGLCFHVNQAFFPRTGAWDSIKKALKGTYEESVWEHLAGTTSAPFAVGEHRQIAVKVIDDRGNELLVVKSL, encoded by the coding sequence ATGCCCAAGAAGACGAACAAGAAAACGGAAGCCAAAAGTTACAACCATGGCGAGGAACATCCCCAGCGTCCCGATATTGGCACGGAACCCCACTTCAAGAAAAAGAAACCCCCTGTCACCTATCGTTATGATTCCTCCTTGTCCCCGGAGTTGAACTGGGATGAAAACCCCGCACGAGAACAAGCTGAGGCTTTAATTGAGCAAATTCTCGCGGCAGAAGATTTAGAAACCGCCAAAATAGCAGCGCGTAAACTCAAGGCAATCGGTGAACCGTTTTTAAATTGGACAGGAAAGGCCGAAAGGTTATCTTTTCAAGTGCCAACTTTACCCCTATTTGTCCATGAACGTTTATCCACTAGGGCAATTATTGAAACCCTGAAATCCCACAAGGTGGAAAAAGGGGAACAATTGAATCTATTTAATGACCCTAAATGGTCAATTACTGACCAGATTCTCCGAGCTTACGAGTACCACGATAAATGGGTAAACCGGATGATTCTCGGTGACTCGTTGGTGACGATGAACTCCCTACTGCAATACGAGGGGATGGGGGGTAAAGTGCAGATGATTTATATTGACCCTCCCTACGGGGTAAAATTTGGTTCTAATTTTCAACCTTTTGTGAGAAAACGCGACGTTAAACACAACGATGACGATGATTTCACCCGCGAACCGGAGATGGTGCAAGCTTATCGAGATACTTGGGAATTAGGGTTACATTCTTATCTGAGTTATTTACGCGATCGTTTGTTGTTGTCCCGGGAGTTGTTGACTGATAGCGGTAGTGTTTTTGTCCAGATTTCCGATGAGAATGTTCATCATGTTCGGGAATTGATGGATGAGGTTTTTGGTGGGGAGAATTTTGTAGCAAATATTACTTATAAAACAAAAAAAATGACAATGGGTAATACATCTACTATTGAAACAGTAGGGGATCATATTATTTTCTATGCAAAATGTATTAAAAATTTAAAATGTCATTCTTTATTTGCTTTTAAAGACTGGCGAGAAGATCATCATTGGAGATATATCGAGTTACCTAATGGAGAAAGACGCACAATGACAACAGAAGAAAGAAATACTCCTGATACAATACCTGAAGGTAGTAAAGTTTTTATCCCTTTAGATTTAAGGCCAAGTGGTTATTTTACTACTGGTGATTTTGTTTTTGAATTTAACGGAACTAAATATTCGCCTGGTACAGGAAAAAGCTGGCGCACTAATAAAGAAGGAATGGATAATTTAGCTAAATATAATCGTCTTTATGAAACAAGTAAAGCCTTGACTTATGTTTTGTATCATGATGATTATCCAGTTTCAAGAATTACTAATTTTTGGAATGATACAGAAGGTGCATATCAAGCTAGTTATGTAGTTCAAACATCAAATAAAGTCATCCAACGCTGTCTATTAATGACCACCGACCCCGGCGATTTAGTATTAGATATCACCTGTCTAAGAAAAGGTACAAAAATCCTTATTCCCCACCAACCAACTAACTCCCCCCCTTTGAAGGTAGGGCAGGGGGGGGTAAACTCTCAGATACCGGGGAGCTACCCCCCCAACCCCCCCGACATCGGGGGGGCTTTAGGAGGGCAAGGGGGGGCTTTAGAGGCTTTAGAAATAGAAAAATTACAACCGGGAGATTATGTCATCGGACACGATCTGCAACCTCATCGGATTCTTCGTACTATCAGCAAAACCCATCAAGGGAAAATGATCGGGATTCGTCACCACCTTTGTCAGCAAATCCTCTGGGTAACGGGAGATCATCGAGTCTTATGTCAAAAACGGACAACCGGTTATGGATGCGATCGCAATTGGGAACATATTCCTAAAAATAATTTTGCTTTAGCTAGAGAAATGAGAAAAGAAGCGACTCCAGCCGAAGCTAAATTATGGCAAGAAATCAAAGGAAATCAATTAGGAGTTAAATTCCGCCGTCAACATCCTATTGGACGTTATATTAACGACTTTTATGCAAGAGAAAAAGGTTGTATTGTTGAAGTAGATGGAGATAGCCATTATAGGCCAGATGCGACAGTTTATGACCAAGAAAGAGATACTTATTTAAACTCTTTGGGATTAAATATTTTGCGATTCAATAATCAAGAAATTTATCATAATTTGACGGGAGTATTAGAGACAATTAAAGCCCCATTGGCTGCGGTTGAACCTTCAGAAGATCATTACAAAGAATGGCGACGGGCTGATACTTTAAAAATCGGCGATATTGTTTATTTTGGCAGGGAACAAATACCCTGTGAAATTAAAGATTTAGAATCGGAAATAACGACGGAAACAGTCTATGATTTAGAGATTGAAACTGTCCACTCTTTTATTACTGAAGTTTGTACCGTTCATAATTGTGGAAGTGGGACAACCGCCTACGTTGCGGAACAATGGGGGAGAAGATGGATAACCTGTGATGTCAGTAGAGTACCCTTAGCCTTAGCCAGACAGAGACTATTAACCGCCACCTTTCCTTGGTATCAACTGAAAGATAATAACTCACCGACGGGGGGTTTTATCTACAAGAGAAAACAGAACAGTAAAGGGGAAGAAATTGGGGGAATAGTCCCACACATCACCCTGAAAAGTATCGCTAACAATGAACCCCCCGAATCGGAAATCTTAGTTGACCGTCCCGAAGTAGATAACAGTATTGTGCGGGTGTGTAGTCCCTTCACCATCGAGGGAACCATACCGCCTCCGGTGGAGATGGAAGACGAACCGGAAAGCGCAGCGGTGGTAATCGACAATAGCGGTCCCTATGAAGAACGGATGTTGGAAATTCTGCGGAAATCTCCCGTGTTACGTCTGTCTGGGAACCGCACCATCACCCTAAACAACGTGCGACAGCCGACAAGAACCCAGAATCTATCGGCCGAAGCAATGGTCAAAGCTAGTGATTTAGAAGGTGCTACCTTGGGGGAGGTGGTAGATGAGGCCCTAGAAGTAAACCTGAATCAGCTTCCCCTCTCCCAGAAACCGGTGGCGTTTCTATTCGGACCGGAGAACGGAGCGATCGCAGAACAGCCCGTTTACAGAGCGGCTGGGGAAGCCTATCATAAACAATACGCTCATCTGTTCGTCCTTGGCTTTGCGATCGCTCCTAGCGCTCGTCAGTTTGTAGAAAACTGTCAGGATACGGTGGGGATTCCCGCGACTTACATCCAAGCAACTCCAGACCTGCTGATGGGGGATTTACTCAAAAACATGAGGAGTTCCCAGATATTCAGCGTCTGTGGACTGCCAGAGATTAGGATTAATCCCATCCCTGAGGGTAAATATCAAGTGGAGTTATTGGGGTTGGATGTGTTTGACCCGGTTACAATGAAAGTGGACTCGGAACCGGGTAAGAATGTCCCCGCTTGGTTTCTCGATACTGACTACAACGGCCTATGTTTCCACGTCAATCAGGCATTTTTTCCCCGTACCGGCGCTTGGGATTCGATTAAGAAAGCTTTAAAGGGAACCTATGAGGAATCAGTCTGGGAACATCTAGCAGGAACAACCAGCGCACCTTTTGCCGTGGGAGAACATCGGCAAATTGCCGTTAAGGTGATTGATGACCGGGGGAATGAGTTGTTAGTGGTTAAAAGTTTGTAG
- a CDS encoding type II toxin-antitoxin system Phd/YefM family antitoxin produces the protein METIDINKALPQINQLLEKAATGEEIIITRNNQPMVKLVSPQTIPKRPPLFGSDKNIISIGDDFDEPLEDFKDYI, from the coding sequence ATGGAAACGATCGACATAAATAAAGCCTTACCGCAAATCAATCAACTCCTAGAAAAAGCAGCCACAGGAGAAGAAATAATTATTACCAGAAATAATCAACCAATGGTAAAATTAGTATCACCTCAAACCATACCTAAACGTCCTCCTTTATTTGGTAGTGACAAAAATATAATTTCCATTGGTGATGACTTTGATGAACCATTAGAGGACTTTAAGGATTATATCTAA
- a CDS encoding DUF4258 domain-containing protein — protein MKPIRLTKHAREQCIERGTNEQEIIGAIRYGTRQSAKQGRDKYQTIIQTNSYWQGKFYPLKKVVSIVTETEQELIVITVYTYYF, from the coding sequence ATGAAACCAATTAGATTAACAAAACACGCTCGAGAACAATGTATTGAACGAGGAACAAATGAACAAGAAATTATTGGAGCAATTCGTTATGGGACTCGACAAAGTGCCAAACAAGGAAGGGATAAATATCAGACTATAATTCAGACTAATTCCTATTGGCAAGGAAAATTTTACCCTCTAAAAAAAGTTGTTTCCATTGTTACAGAAACAGAACAAGAATTGATTGTCATTACTGTTTACACCTACTATTTTTAA
- a CDS encoding DUF2283 domain-containing protein, with amino-acid sequence MKITYDAEIDALYIRLVEGKHECRNLQLNDEITLNLGDNDLLVGIEILDAKDVLGTGNVPQVILENIPFRAA; translated from the coding sequence ATGAAAATTACCTACGATGCAGAAATTGATGCCCTTTATATTAGACTTGTAGAGGGAAAACATGAATGTCGAAATCTTCAGTTAAACGATGAAATCACCTTAAACCTTGGTGATAATGATCTTTTAGTTGGCATTGAAATTCTCGACGCTAAAGATGTTTTAGGAACAGGAAATGTACCCCAAGTCATCCTTGAGAATATTCCTTTTCGAGCTGCTTAA
- a CDS encoding XisH family protein: MSAKDIFHQSVCIALEKDGWNITHDPLYLKVNDVEFYIDLGAERLIAAEKAGQKIALEIKSFLGASEVTEFHLALGQILNYRLALKQEQPERILYLAIPQDTYEDFFSRQFIQDAVAEYKIKLLIFNSLKQEAVLWKE, translated from the coding sequence ATGTCAGCCAAAGATATTTTTCATCAATCCGTGTGTATTGCCCTCGAAAAAGATGGCTGGAATATCACCCATGATCCCCTTTATCTGAAAGTCAATGACGTAGAATTTTACATCGACTTAGGCGCGGAAAGATTAATTGCCGCCGAAAAGGCAGGTCAAAAAATTGCCCTAGAGATTAAATCTTTTTTAGGCGCATCTGAAGTCACCGAATTTCATCTTGCATTAGGACAAATCCTCAATTATCGGTTAGCATTAAAACAGGAACAACCCGAAAGGATTCTTTATCTAGCAATTCCTCAAGATACCTATGAGGACTTTTTCTCTCGTCAATTTATTCAAGACGCTGTAGCCGAATATAAAATTAAACTTTTAATCTTTAATTCTCTCAAACAAGAGGCGGTATTATGGAAAGAATAA
- a CDS encoding XisI protein, translated as MERINYSQLIQDILTQHSVNDSKNDRETQLIFDTKRHHYQVLNIGWKEQKRIYGVIIHLDIKDDKIWIQRDGTEIGIANQLIAAGVPKQDIVLGFQAPYKRSLTEFALS; from the coding sequence ATGGAAAGAATAAACTACTCTCAACTGATTCAAGACATTCTCACCCAACATTCAGTTAATGACAGCAAAAATGACAGAGAAACTCAACTTATTTTTGACACAAAACGCCATCATTACCAAGTCTTAAATATTGGGTGGAAAGAGCAAAAGCGAATCTATGGTGTGATTATTCATCTTGACATAAAAGATGACAAAATCTGGATTCAAAGAGATGGAACAGAAATCGGCATTGCCAATCAATTAATCGCGGCTGGTGTTCCCAAACAAGATATAGTCTTAGGTTTTCAGGCTCCCTATAAACGTAGTTTAACCGAGTTTGCCTTGAGTTAA